Proteins from one Palaemon carinicauda isolate YSFRI2023 chromosome 26, ASM3689809v2, whole genome shotgun sequence genomic window:
- the LOC137619612 gene encoding pro-resilin-like codes for MHATRLSQHQSTFYVRTINMYKVILFASLVATVVLSKPNDHFAPGYPEAPAVYEYKYGVQDDLTGNDFGHEEARDGYLTNGQYFVLLPDGRIQTVQYTVNGDEGYVANVAYSKKR; via the exons ATGCACGCCACACGCCTCTCCCAACATCAGTCAACGTTCTACGTTCGAACAATCAACATGTACAAG GTCATCCTCTTCGCGTCCCTTGTGGCAACGGTGGTCCTCTCCAAGCCAAACGACCATTTCGCCCCTGGATATCCTGAA GCACCGGCTGTGTACGAATACAAGTACGGCGTCCAGGACGACTTGACCGGCAACGACTTCGGACACGAAGAAGCCAGAGACGGTTACCTCACAAACGGTCAGTATTTCGTCCTCTTACCGGACGGTCGGATCCAAACCGTGCAGTACACCGTTAACGGAGACGAGGGATACGTAGCAAATGTCGCTTATTCTAAGAAACGTTAA